One genomic region from Candidatus Binatia bacterium encodes:
- a CDS encoding dienelactone hydrolase family protein, with protein sequence PHGFHADYRDSYRTEPAADGWRRLREWFKQHGVA encoded by the coding sequence CCCCCCACGGATTCCACGCCGATTACCGCGACAGCTATCGCACGGAGCCAGCTGCGGACGGCTGGCGGCGGCTACGCGAGTGGTTCAAGCAACACGGCGTAGCGTAG